Proteins encoded within one genomic window of Octopus sinensis unplaced genomic scaffold, ASM634580v1 Contig00483, whole genome shotgun sequence:
- the LOC115226911 gene encoding metabotropic glutamate receptor 3-like has protein sequence VVLSGDDLSENSLKVLESKTELEGICITGKYRFSRGMSAADIMKSLRKSMSPTVLFVTQREMDELLRNKKVPADENLVFITPDVLSDSASSYPKQVKNLLTFRNKPTVNTTAYLDYMSSLRPDVNNLYGFFEEYYQDMFQCDLPRNYKFGKQCSMPFPPITQSPNFSLDNIISSTINAVYITVQALDMTLQQLCGQSYTDICYEFYVKGRQQEYLLRNLDKAKVSSSSLSSAFQFVNREGSGEYDVMRYDEAGVQQKVGTFNGINLRMNDLSKFYSSVVSTCLEKCDNCVQTSANFTYIPGDIVIAGVFDVHHKGSSLFSCGNIKLYNGFQNLEAFNFAIGEVNKKAGIFQNKLRGVQLGGVGLDSCDNDVMAANLVSNLNNGMMKVTKKTVPLNPSDIYAYIGGGTSDSSIYLDRILRSMQIPLVGYGATTTQLNDKYEFPNFLRTVPTDDRLAKAIVNFLKHYKIPYIQIVHSSSSFGAKGAEVFKEYALENKICVAQTVQFIEQGISASDSANNVMKTLLNKPLANTVVIFAEVLYTHELLKILKQEPIGIRNNYKFIAAGLWGQRLDVIEGVEEVAAGSVTIAVDGIDIQKFDMYLNSKIPENERDNPWFTEYYEGLFDCYLAKPKTNLRTKCSDSLNRVTKSEKYAQDDSVLNVVNSVFAVALGIDKTLVDLCGVNYTGLCSAFKSANSNYQLFNNIKNVQFKEFSDVIFKFNQEGDGYKGYKFFQVQNISPVHYGYKEIASANVLGTLSAVSNDFIPWKTACTTIEACSECFIYQNEVKRYTRYPDFKMSNAMTPIIVGIFDVHSPGRSLIQCGRINVEDTLHLVAFFDSIDSANAANPKEKIVGLALDTCGHSLHVDQDAYSLLSSGTICHDDSLMLNKSNIFSFFTMHEANAIAAQRVLPYFKMSYLSPDLTDIRFDDLKMYKYLFRSKGSLYEKVVLISRVLKTKQITPVAVVYSDDESHKAQLETFKVESSKDGICIEEILKASDDNALTSQAKKRATRAIVLLTNLRDGTSIMNQTKQLSSQNQQTYLFIGVEDWMKNLNKDLISSDQVTLFITERKFHSLPPFEKKIKKMSFQNKLGLPDIWFDEFYQKFHNCSLTPSQYSKPCTRYETVTDDMIAKIDQTLILNTIAGTNALTESIQNWRKTCNVDKPPAGCQLSSPEGRLRYWSQLNDVEFKTNKSLLKPEASLDFRFSKQVWSPGYLVQELQSKEQYTFQTVATFSNGVLKPSVPNFKTVTEEVLQTILFCPGCRCLNEQGTAEISIPGSSSLVGATNLMLKESTIRNYFHYDDDDVRLFDWPLWAIILAVLTSIGIIFTVLLFFYLLIAYPIRGGTTGLGFLFLIGILGIYGVNFAFFAQASITVCAARRFTTAVVYAICFACLCVKSVDNWRYSSNEIDSHDYRRLSSSLALGIVTLLIVLVQVILNSEWLLLVKPSTVTLYPTMSVRRGSPDTLIKLRHDYEWCTPADSYDTGMALSFIFVIILDIFAICFGSLLWDNEKNYYESRWIVVACLCSSSCFLIWMVVSTSSNAVFRDPAVAIGNFINATALLVVMPLRKAILLVKIKQEVEEEEEEKEKPYSTIYHNIDNNKVFSDYTGNRYSEKFA, from the exons TCAACACAACAGCGTATTTAGACTACATGAGTTCACTCCGACCAGACGTTAATAATCTTTATGGCTTCTTCGAAGAATATTACCAGGACATGTTTCAGTGTGATCTGCCTAGAAACTACAAATTCGGCAAGCAGTGTTCCATGCCATTCCCACCAATCACACAATCACCGAATTTTTCGCTGGACAACATCATCAGTTCAACTATCAATGCCGTCTACATAACGGTCCAGGCGCTCGATATGACACTACAGCAACTGTGTGGTCAGAGCTACACAGACATCTGCTATGAGTTCTACGTGAAAGGGCGACAACAGGAATATTTATTGAGAAACCTGGACAAAGCCAAAGTCAGTAGTTCCTCTTTGTCTTCCGCGTTCCAGTTCGTTAACCGAGAAGGGAGTGGAGAGTATGACGTCATGCGATACGACGAAGCGGGTGTTCAGCAGAAG GTCGGTACTTTTAATGGAATCAATCTACGAATGAATGACTTATCCAAATTCTACAGTTCCGTTGTCAGTACTTGCCTTGAGAAGTGTGACAACTGTGTACAAACGAGTGCTAACTTCACTTACATCCCCGGGGACATAGTGATTGCAG GCGTCTTCGATGTCCACCACAAAGGCTCAAGCCTGTTTTCCTGTGGAAACATTAAACTCTACAACGGTTTTCAGAACCTGGAAGCCTTTAACTTCGCCATTGGAGAAGTCAATAAAAAAGCaggaatatttcaaaataaactgaGGGGTGTCCAGTTGGGAGGTGTCGGTCTAGACAGCTGTGACAACGACGTGATGGCTGCCAACTTGGTGTCTAACCTAAACAATGGAATGATGAAGGTCACCAAAAAAACCGTACCTCTGAATCCCTCCGACATCTACGCCTACATTGGCGGCGGAACGAGCGATTCTTCGATTTATTTGGACCGAATACTGCGCTCTATGCAAATACCTCTCGTTGGGTACGGGGCTACGACTACACAGCTGAACGACAAATATGAATTTCCGAATTTCCTTCGGACGGTACCAACGGACGATCGTCTAGCGAAGGCcattgtgaattttctgaagcacTATAAAATTCCTTATATTCAGATTGTTCATTCTTCAAGCAGTTTTGGCGCAAAGGGTGCCGAAGTATTCAAAGAATATGCGCTGGAAAACAAAATCTGTGTGGCCCAAACTGTCCAGTTCATAGAACAAGGAATATCTGCGTCTGACAGCGCCAATAATGTCATGAAAACCCTGTTGAATAAACCGCTCGCAAATACAGTTGTCATTTTTGCAGAAGTTCTTTATACCCACGAATTACTAAAAATCCTTAAACAGGAACCAATAGGGATCCGAAATAATTACAAATTCATCGCCGCAGGACTTTGGGGTCAGAGACTCGATGTTATAGAGGGCGTTGAAGAGGTGGCAGCTGGTTCGGTAACCATAGCTGTCGACGGCATAGACATCCAAAAATTCGATATGTACCTCAATTCCAAGATTCCAGAGAACGAGAGAGACAACCCGTGGTTCACTGAATACTATGAAGGTTTATTCGACTGTTATCTGGCAAAACCGAAAACTAATCTAAGAACCAAGTGTAGCGATTCACTTAATAGGGTGACCAAGTCTGAGAAATACGCTCAAGATGACAGCGTTTTGAATGTGGTTAACAGCGTGTTCGCGGTGGCACTGGGCATagacaagactttggttgatctCTGTGGTGTAAACTATACGGGATTGTGTAGTGCTTTTAAATCCGCCAACAGTAATTATCAACTGTTCAACAATATAAAGAACGTCCAGTTTAAGGAATTCTCCGATGTCATATTTAAATTCAACCAGGAAGGAGATGGATACAAGGGCTACAAATTTTTTCAGGTGCAAAATATTTCACCTGTGCACTACGGTTACAAAGAG ATTGCTTCTGCCAATGTATTAGGAACATTATCCGCAGTTTCAAACGATTTCATTCCCTGGAAAACGGCCTGTACAACGATAGAAGCTTGTTCAGAATGTTTCATCTACCAGAACGAGGTTAAACGTTACACACGATACCCAGATTTCAAAATGTCTAACGCCATGACACCAATTATTGTTGGAATATTTGACGTACACTCGCCCGGCAGGAGCCTCATTCAATGTGGCAGGATAAACGTGGAAGACACACTACACTTGGTTGCTTTCTTTGACAGTATCGATAGTGCGAACGCAGCCAATCCAAAGGAAAAAATTGTCGGCTTGGCTCTTGATACATGTGGCCATTCTTTACACGTCGACCAGGACGCTTACAGTCTGCTATCGTCTGGTACGATATGCCACGACGACAGCCTAATGTTAAACAAAAGCAACATATTCTCGTTCTTCACGATGCACGAAGCCAATGCGATCGCAGCCCAACGTGTTCTGCCGTATTTCAAAATGTCTTACCTCAGTCCAGATTTGACCGACATTCGCTTCGACGATTTGAAGATGTATAAGTATTTGTTCAGAAGCAAAGGCTCCCTGTACGAGAAAGTCGTCTTGATATCTCGAGTCTTGAAAACGAAGCAAATAACTCCCGTTGCCGTGGTGTATTCTGATGACGAAAGCCACAAAGCTCAGTTAGAGACGTTTAAAGTGGAATCATCCAAAGACGGAATCTGCATTGAAGAAATTCTCAAGGCTTCTGATGATAACGCGCTCACTTCGCAAGCGAAGAAGCGAGCCACCAGGGCGATTGTGCTGCTGACAAACTTGCGTGATGGTACTTCGATTATGAACCAGACAAAACAGCTCAGTTCACAGAACCAGCAGACCTACTTGTTTATTGGCGTTGAGGACTGGATGAAAAACTTAAACAAAGACCTCATCTCCTCCGATCAAGTAACATTGTTTATTACTGAGAGAAAATTCCACTCATTACCGCCATTTGAGAAGAAAATCAAAAAGATGAGCTTCCAAAATAAATTGGGTCTTCCGGACATTTGGTTTGATGAATTCTACCAGAAGTTTCACAACTGCAGTCTGACACCATCCCAATACAGCAAA CCGTGTACCAGATACGAAACCGTAACAGACGATATGATAGCTAAAATCGATCAAACATTGATCCTAAACACAATTGCCGGGACGAATGCTTTAACCGAATCCATCCAAAACTGGAGAAAAACATGTAACGTAGACAAACCGCCAGCAGGATGCCAGTTATCTTCCCCTGAAGGTCGCTTACGATATTGGTCGCAGTTGAATGATGTGgaattcaaaacaaacaaaagtctTTTAAAACCGGAAGCCTCTCTAGATTTCCGGTTTTCTAAGCAAGTTTGGAGTCCAGGTTATCTTGTACAAGAACTCCAGTCGAAAGAGCAGTATACCTTTCAAACA gtCGCTACTTTTAGCAACGGTGTCTTAAAACCATCTGTACCAAActtcaaaacagtcacagaagaaGTTCTTCAGACCATCCTGTTTTGTCCTGGCTGTCGCTGTCTAAATGAGCAAGGAACTGCAGAAATTAGCATACCAGGTTCAAGTTCTTTGGTTGGTGCAACAAACTTGATGCTGAAAGAATCGACAATTCGCAACTATTtccactacgacgacgacgatgttcgCCTCTTCGACTGGCCGCTATGGGCCATTATTCTGGCAGTATTGACCAGTATCGGCATCATTTTCACCGTTCTGCTTTTCTTCTACCTTCTCATTGCCTATCCGATCCGCGGTGGAACTACAGGTCTAGGATTCTTGTTTTTAATCGGTATTCTTGGAATTTATGGCGTTAATTTCGCGTTCTTTGCCCAAGCGAGCATCACCGTTTGTGCAGCCAGAAG GTTCACCACGGCTGTCGTTTATGCTATCTGCTTTGCCTGCTTATGTGTAAAGTCTGTAGACAACTGGAGATACAGTAGTAATGAGATCGATAGCCACGACTACCGCCGACTGTCCAGTAGCCTAGCACTGGGTATTGTTACGCTACTCATCGTTCTCGTGCAG GTCATCCTAAACTCTGAATGGCTGCTTCTTGTCAAGCCTTCAACAGTGACCCTATACCCTACGATGAGCGTGCGCAGAGGTTCTCCAGATACCCTCATCAAACTGCGGCACGACTACGAATGGTGTACCCCAGCAGACTCCTACGACACCGGCATGGCCCTTTCTTTCATATTTGTCATAATTCTCGACATTTTCGCCATATGCTTCGGTTCGTTGCTCTGGGACAACGAGAAGAACTACTACGAGTCGCGCTGGATCGTGGTCGCTTGCCTGTGTTCCAGCAGTTGCTTCCTCATCTGGATGGTAGTCTCGACCTCTTCCAATGCAGTGTTCCGCGACCCAGCTGTAGCTATCGGCAACTTCATCAACGCCACCGCGCTATTGGTCGTCATGCCACTGCGCAAAGCCATTTTGTTAGTGAAAATCAAACAGGAAgtcgaggaagaggaagaggaaaaggagaaacCGTATTCTACGATATATC acaacattgacaacaacaaaGTGTTCAGTGATTATACAGGGAACCGCTACTCAGAGAAGTTTGCTTAA